One Tachypleus tridentatus isolate NWPU-2018 chromosome 3, ASM421037v1, whole genome shotgun sequence DNA window includes the following coding sequences:
- the LOC143246485 gene encoding solute carrier family 23 member 2-like isoform X1 produces the protein MVVIKVSHQYLNLLLLKLFIKYFVMMEKDNPAFEFQDETNIAEKEIHTTVDEPKESIVQSKDKGRVRGDILYTVDEVPRWYLCVVLGIQQYLMMLGSTVACSYLLTPKLCIPESDPARGYITSTIFFVSGLGTLIQSTFGTRLPIIQGPSFIFLAPIFAILSLPQWKCPSEEEMLSATEEEVQEIWQIRMREIQGAIIVASIFEMVIGLTGVIGIMLQWLTPLVIVPTIALIGLSFFEEAASTASKNWGIAIITIFLLVLFSQYLGNINIPGCSYSRERGWKIKQIPFFKLFPVLLTIVTAWVICFILTAAGALRSTNSARTDLHVQTMYSSPWFRFPYPGQWGLPTVRIGAVLGMFAGMLASVLESVGDYYACARLACAPTPPPSAINRGIFAEGISCIISGIWGSGGAMTSYSQNIGAIGITKVASRRVFQYSAVAMMIFAVLGKFGAFLNTIPEPIIGGIICVMLAMVTGAGISNVQFIDLHSSRNIFILGLSLFMGIAIPKWFNGHPGTIDIGNNVANQLITVILSTSVFVGGLIAFVLDNSIPGTDEERGLMKWREQGLEHNESEGDQWTLSSPSTYDLSFGMNVIKRYKIFKYIPISPTYDQNIFYGNVRSLLKKIKPQKDNNRNID, from the exons ATGGTTGTGATCAAAGTATCCCATCAGTATTTGAATCTGTTACTTCTGaaattgttcataaaatatttcgtCATGATGGAGAAGGACAATCCAGCTTTCGAATTTCAG GATGAAACAAACATCGCAGAAAAGGAAATCCATACAACAGTTGATGAACCAAAG gAGTCCATAGTGCAATCCAAAGACAAAGGAAGAGTCAGGGGTGACATATTATACACAGTGGATGAAGTTCCTCGTTGGTACCTGTGTGTTGTACTAGGGATTCAG CAATATCTGATGATGCTCGGATCGACTGTGGCCTGTTCTTATTTACTCACACCAAAGCTTTGCATCCCAGAATCTGACCCAGCTAGGGGCTACATaacatcaacaatattttttgtatcaGGTTTAGGAACTCTAATCCAGTCAACATTCGGTACAAG acTACCGATAATTCAGGGTCCGTCATTTATTTTTCTGGCTCCGATATTTGCTATTTTGAGTTTACCTCAGTGGAAGTGTCCAAGTGAGGAAGAAATGTTGTCAGCAACAGAAGAAGAGGTACAAGAAATCTGGCAAATCCGAATGAGAGAg ATACAAGGCGCTATAATTGTGGCATCCATCTTTGAAATGGTTATTGGACTCACAGGTGTTATTGGAATAATGCTTCAGTGGTTAACACCTTTAGTTATCGTCCCTACCATCGCGTTGATAGGACTTTCATTCTTTGAAGAAGCAGCTTCTACAGCTAGTAAAAACTGGGGAATAGCAATTAT aacaaTTTTCCTTCTTGTGCTATTTTCCCAATACCTTggaaatattaatattcctgGTTGTAGCTACAGTAGAGAAAGAGGATGGAAGATCAAACAAATTCCGTTTTTCAAGCTTTTTCCA GTGTTACTTACCATAGTTACTGCGTGGGTTATTTGCTTCATACTAACTGCTGCAGGAGCTTTGAGATCAACCAACTCAGCCAGAACTGATCTTCATGTACAGACGATGTACTCCAGTCCCTGGTTTAGGTTTCCTTATC caGGACAGTGGGGTTTACCAACGGTCAGAATCGGTGCTGTTTTGGGTATGTTTGCAGGTATGTTAGCATCGGTATTGGAATCAGTAGGAGATTACTACGCATGCGCACGACTAGCTTGTGCACCTACTCCTCCACCTAGCGCTATAAATCGTGGAATATTTGCAGAAGGAATTTCCTGTATCATCTCCGGAATTTGGGGATCTGGAGGTGCAATGACTTCTTACAGTCAAAACATTGGAGCAATCGGAATAACAAAA GTGGCTAGTCGACGAGTTTTTCAGTATAGCGCTGTTGCCATGATGATTTTTGCAGTTCTGGGGAAGTTTGGAGCCTTTTTAAACACTATTCCTGAGCCCATTATTGGAGGAATCATATGTGTTATGCTTGCAATGGTAACAGGAGCTGGAATATCCAATGTCCAATTTATCGACCTTCATTCatcgagaaatatttttatccttgGATTATCTTTATTTATGGGGATCGCCATTCCAAAGTGGTTTAATGGCCACCCAGGTACTATTGATATAG GGAATAACGTAGCAAACCAACTCATAACAGTTATTTTGAGCACCAGTGTATTTGTTGGTGGACTCATTGCGTTTGTGTTGGACAATTCCATACCAG GAACAGATGAAGAAAGAGGACTTATGAAATGGAGAGAGCAAGGCCTTGAACATAATGAGTCTGAAGGCGATCAGTGGACACTGTCGTCACCTTCAACCTATGACCTCTCGTTTGGCATGAATgtaattaaaagatataaaatttttaaGTACATTCCTATCAGTCCAACATATGATCAGAATATTTTCTATGGTAATGTAAGAtcattacttaaaaaaattaaacctcaAAAGGATAATAATCGTAACATCGACTGA
- the LOC143246485 gene encoding solute carrier family 23 member 2-like isoform X5, with the protein MVVIKVSHQYLNLLLLKLFIKYFVMMEKDNPAFEFQDETNIAEKEIHTTVDEPKESIVQSKDKGRVRGDILYTVDEVPRWYLCVVLGIQQYLMMLGSTVACSYLLTPKLCIPESDPARGYITSTIFFVSGLGTLIQSTFGTRLPIIQGPSFIFLAPIFAILSLPQWKCPSEEEMLSATEEEVQEIWQIRMREIQGAIIVASIFEMVIGLTGVIGIMLQWLTPLVIVPTIALIGLSFFEEAASTASKNWGIAIITIFLLVLFSQYLGNINIPGCSYSRERGWKIKQIPFFKLFPVLLTIVTAWVICFILTAAGALRSTNSARTDLHVQTMYSSPWFRFPYPGQWGLPTVRIGAVLGMFAGMLASVLESVGDYYACARLACAPTPPPSAINRGIFAEGISCIISGIWGSGGAMTSYSQNIGAIGITKVASRRVFQYSAVAMMIFAVLGKFGAFLNTIPEPIIGGIICVMLAMVTGAGISNVQFIDLHSSRNIFILGLSLFMGIAIPKWFNGHPGTIDIGNNVANQLITVILSTSVFVGGLIAFVLDNSIPGTDEERGLMKWREQGLEHNESEGDQWTLSSPSTYDLSFGMNVEEDEM; encoded by the exons ATGGTTGTGATCAAAGTATCCCATCAGTATTTGAATCTGTTACTTCTGaaattgttcataaaatatttcgtCATGATGGAGAAGGACAATCCAGCTTTCGAATTTCAG GATGAAACAAACATCGCAGAAAAGGAAATCCATACAACAGTTGATGAACCAAAG gAGTCCATAGTGCAATCCAAAGACAAAGGAAGAGTCAGGGGTGACATATTATACACAGTGGATGAAGTTCCTCGTTGGTACCTGTGTGTTGTACTAGGGATTCAG CAATATCTGATGATGCTCGGATCGACTGTGGCCTGTTCTTATTTACTCACACCAAAGCTTTGCATCCCAGAATCTGACCCAGCTAGGGGCTACATaacatcaacaatattttttgtatcaGGTTTAGGAACTCTAATCCAGTCAACATTCGGTACAAG acTACCGATAATTCAGGGTCCGTCATTTATTTTTCTGGCTCCGATATTTGCTATTTTGAGTTTACCTCAGTGGAAGTGTCCAAGTGAGGAAGAAATGTTGTCAGCAACAGAAGAAGAGGTACAAGAAATCTGGCAAATCCGAATGAGAGAg ATACAAGGCGCTATAATTGTGGCATCCATCTTTGAAATGGTTATTGGACTCACAGGTGTTATTGGAATAATGCTTCAGTGGTTAACACCTTTAGTTATCGTCCCTACCATCGCGTTGATAGGACTTTCATTCTTTGAAGAAGCAGCTTCTACAGCTAGTAAAAACTGGGGAATAGCAATTAT aacaaTTTTCCTTCTTGTGCTATTTTCCCAATACCTTggaaatattaatattcctgGTTGTAGCTACAGTAGAGAAAGAGGATGGAAGATCAAACAAATTCCGTTTTTCAAGCTTTTTCCA GTGTTACTTACCATAGTTACTGCGTGGGTTATTTGCTTCATACTAACTGCTGCAGGAGCTTTGAGATCAACCAACTCAGCCAGAACTGATCTTCATGTACAGACGATGTACTCCAGTCCCTGGTTTAGGTTTCCTTATC caGGACAGTGGGGTTTACCAACGGTCAGAATCGGTGCTGTTTTGGGTATGTTTGCAGGTATGTTAGCATCGGTATTGGAATCAGTAGGAGATTACTACGCATGCGCACGACTAGCTTGTGCACCTACTCCTCCACCTAGCGCTATAAATCGTGGAATATTTGCAGAAGGAATTTCCTGTATCATCTCCGGAATTTGGGGATCTGGAGGTGCAATGACTTCTTACAGTCAAAACATTGGAGCAATCGGAATAACAAAA GTGGCTAGTCGACGAGTTTTTCAGTATAGCGCTGTTGCCATGATGATTTTTGCAGTTCTGGGGAAGTTTGGAGCCTTTTTAAACACTATTCCTGAGCCCATTATTGGAGGAATCATATGTGTTATGCTTGCAATGGTAACAGGAGCTGGAATATCCAATGTCCAATTTATCGACCTTCATTCatcgagaaatatttttatccttgGATTATCTTTATTTATGGGGATCGCCATTCCAAAGTGGTTTAATGGCCACCCAGGTACTATTGATATAG GGAATAACGTAGCAAACCAACTCATAACAGTTATTTTGAGCACCAGTGTATTTGTTGGTGGACTCATTGCGTTTGTGTTGGACAATTCCATACCAG GAACAGATGAAGAAAGAGGACTTATGAAATGGAGAGAGCAAGGCCTTGAACATAATGAGTCTGAAGGCGATCAGTGGACACTGTCGTCACCTTCAACCTATGACCTCTCGTTTGGCATGAAT GTTGAAGAAGACGAGATGTAA
- the LOC143246485 gene encoding solute carrier family 23 member 2-like isoform X3, with translation MVVIKVSHQYLNLLLLKLFIKYFVMMEKDNPAFEFQDETNIAEKEIHTTVDEPKESIVQSKDKGRVRGDILYTVDEVPRWYLCVVLGIQQYLMMLGSTVACSYLLTPKLCIPESDPARGYITSTIFFVSGLGTLIQSTFGTRLPIIQGPSFIFLAPIFAILSLPQWKCPSEEEMLSATEEEVQEIWQIRMREIQGAIIVASIFEMVIGLTGVIGIMLQWLTPLVIVPTIALIGLSFFEEAASTASKNWGIAIITIFLLVLFSQYLGNINIPGCSYSRERGWKIKQIPFFKLFPVLLTIVTAWVICFILTAAGALRSTNSARTDLHVQTMYSSPWFRFPYPGQWGLPTVRIGAVLGMFAGMLASVLESVGDYYACARLACAPTPPPSAINRGIFAEGISCIISGIWGSGGAMTSYSQNIGAIGITKVASRRVFQYSAVAMMIFAVLGKFGAFLNTIPEPIIGGIICVMLAMVTGAGISNVQFIDLHSSRNIFILGLSLFMGIAIPKWFNGHPGTIDIGTDEERGLMKWREQGLEHNESEGDQWTLSSPSTYDLSFGMNVIKRYKIFKYIPISPTYDQNIFYGNVRSLLKKIKPQKDNNRNID, from the exons ATGGTTGTGATCAAAGTATCCCATCAGTATTTGAATCTGTTACTTCTGaaattgttcataaaatatttcgtCATGATGGAGAAGGACAATCCAGCTTTCGAATTTCAG GATGAAACAAACATCGCAGAAAAGGAAATCCATACAACAGTTGATGAACCAAAG gAGTCCATAGTGCAATCCAAAGACAAAGGAAGAGTCAGGGGTGACATATTATACACAGTGGATGAAGTTCCTCGTTGGTACCTGTGTGTTGTACTAGGGATTCAG CAATATCTGATGATGCTCGGATCGACTGTGGCCTGTTCTTATTTACTCACACCAAAGCTTTGCATCCCAGAATCTGACCCAGCTAGGGGCTACATaacatcaacaatattttttgtatcaGGTTTAGGAACTCTAATCCAGTCAACATTCGGTACAAG acTACCGATAATTCAGGGTCCGTCATTTATTTTTCTGGCTCCGATATTTGCTATTTTGAGTTTACCTCAGTGGAAGTGTCCAAGTGAGGAAGAAATGTTGTCAGCAACAGAAGAAGAGGTACAAGAAATCTGGCAAATCCGAATGAGAGAg ATACAAGGCGCTATAATTGTGGCATCCATCTTTGAAATGGTTATTGGACTCACAGGTGTTATTGGAATAATGCTTCAGTGGTTAACACCTTTAGTTATCGTCCCTACCATCGCGTTGATAGGACTTTCATTCTTTGAAGAAGCAGCTTCTACAGCTAGTAAAAACTGGGGAATAGCAATTAT aacaaTTTTCCTTCTTGTGCTATTTTCCCAATACCTTggaaatattaatattcctgGTTGTAGCTACAGTAGAGAAAGAGGATGGAAGATCAAACAAATTCCGTTTTTCAAGCTTTTTCCA GTGTTACTTACCATAGTTACTGCGTGGGTTATTTGCTTCATACTAACTGCTGCAGGAGCTTTGAGATCAACCAACTCAGCCAGAACTGATCTTCATGTACAGACGATGTACTCCAGTCCCTGGTTTAGGTTTCCTTATC caGGACAGTGGGGTTTACCAACGGTCAGAATCGGTGCTGTTTTGGGTATGTTTGCAGGTATGTTAGCATCGGTATTGGAATCAGTAGGAGATTACTACGCATGCGCACGACTAGCTTGTGCACCTACTCCTCCACCTAGCGCTATAAATCGTGGAATATTTGCAGAAGGAATTTCCTGTATCATCTCCGGAATTTGGGGATCTGGAGGTGCAATGACTTCTTACAGTCAAAACATTGGAGCAATCGGAATAACAAAA GTGGCTAGTCGACGAGTTTTTCAGTATAGCGCTGTTGCCATGATGATTTTTGCAGTTCTGGGGAAGTTTGGAGCCTTTTTAAACACTATTCCTGAGCCCATTATTGGAGGAATCATATGTGTTATGCTTGCAATGGTAACAGGAGCTGGAATATCCAATGTCCAATTTATCGACCTTCATTCatcgagaaatatttttatccttgGATTATCTTTATTTATGGGGATCGCCATTCCAAAGTGGTTTAATGGCCACCCAGGTACTATTGATATAG GAACAGATGAAGAAAGAGGACTTATGAAATGGAGAGAGCAAGGCCTTGAACATAATGAGTCTGAAGGCGATCAGTGGACACTGTCGTCACCTTCAACCTATGACCTCTCGTTTGGCATGAATgtaattaaaagatataaaatttttaaGTACATTCCTATCAGTCCAACATATGATCAGAATATTTTCTATGGTAATGTAAGAtcattacttaaaaaaattaaacctcaAAAGGATAATAATCGTAACATCGACTGA
- the LOC143246485 gene encoding solute carrier family 23 member 2-like isoform X2, whose protein sequence is MLSATEEDLQENWQIRMREDETNIAEKEIHTTVDEPKESIVQSKDKGRVRGDILYTVDEVPRWYLCVVLGIQQYLMMLGSTVACSYLLTPKLCIPESDPARGYITSTIFFVSGLGTLIQSTFGTRLPIIQGPSFIFLAPIFAILSLPQWKCPSEEEMLSATEEEVQEIWQIRMREIQGAIIVASIFEMVIGLTGVIGIMLQWLTPLVIVPTIALIGLSFFEEAASTASKNWGIAIITIFLLVLFSQYLGNINIPGCSYSRERGWKIKQIPFFKLFPVLLTIVTAWVICFILTAAGALRSTNSARTDLHVQTMYSSPWFRFPYPGQWGLPTVRIGAVLGMFAGMLASVLESVGDYYACARLACAPTPPPSAINRGIFAEGISCIISGIWGSGGAMTSYSQNIGAIGITKVASRRVFQYSAVAMMIFAVLGKFGAFLNTIPEPIIGGIICVMLAMVTGAGISNVQFIDLHSSRNIFILGLSLFMGIAIPKWFNGHPGTIDIGNNVANQLITVILSTSVFVGGLIAFVLDNSIPGTDEERGLMKWREQGLEHNESEGDQWTLSSPSTYDLSFGMNVIKRYKIFKYIPISPTYDQNIFYGNVRSLLKKIKPQKDNNRNID, encoded by the exons GATGAAACAAACATCGCAGAAAAGGAAATCCATACAACAGTTGATGAACCAAAG gAGTCCATAGTGCAATCCAAAGACAAAGGAAGAGTCAGGGGTGACATATTATACACAGTGGATGAAGTTCCTCGTTGGTACCTGTGTGTTGTACTAGGGATTCAG CAATATCTGATGATGCTCGGATCGACTGTGGCCTGTTCTTATTTACTCACACCAAAGCTTTGCATCCCAGAATCTGACCCAGCTAGGGGCTACATaacatcaacaatattttttgtatcaGGTTTAGGAACTCTAATCCAGTCAACATTCGGTACAAG acTACCGATAATTCAGGGTCCGTCATTTATTTTTCTGGCTCCGATATTTGCTATTTTGAGTTTACCTCAGTGGAAGTGTCCAAGTGAGGAAGAAATGTTGTCAGCAACAGAAGAAGAGGTACAAGAAATCTGGCAAATCCGAATGAGAGAg ATACAAGGCGCTATAATTGTGGCATCCATCTTTGAAATGGTTATTGGACTCACAGGTGTTATTGGAATAATGCTTCAGTGGTTAACACCTTTAGTTATCGTCCCTACCATCGCGTTGATAGGACTTTCATTCTTTGAAGAAGCAGCTTCTACAGCTAGTAAAAACTGGGGAATAGCAATTAT aacaaTTTTCCTTCTTGTGCTATTTTCCCAATACCTTggaaatattaatattcctgGTTGTAGCTACAGTAGAGAAAGAGGATGGAAGATCAAACAAATTCCGTTTTTCAAGCTTTTTCCA GTGTTACTTACCATAGTTACTGCGTGGGTTATTTGCTTCATACTAACTGCTGCAGGAGCTTTGAGATCAACCAACTCAGCCAGAACTGATCTTCATGTACAGACGATGTACTCCAGTCCCTGGTTTAGGTTTCCTTATC caGGACAGTGGGGTTTACCAACGGTCAGAATCGGTGCTGTTTTGGGTATGTTTGCAGGTATGTTAGCATCGGTATTGGAATCAGTAGGAGATTACTACGCATGCGCACGACTAGCTTGTGCACCTACTCCTCCACCTAGCGCTATAAATCGTGGAATATTTGCAGAAGGAATTTCCTGTATCATCTCCGGAATTTGGGGATCTGGAGGTGCAATGACTTCTTACAGTCAAAACATTGGAGCAATCGGAATAACAAAA GTGGCTAGTCGACGAGTTTTTCAGTATAGCGCTGTTGCCATGATGATTTTTGCAGTTCTGGGGAAGTTTGGAGCCTTTTTAAACACTATTCCTGAGCCCATTATTGGAGGAATCATATGTGTTATGCTTGCAATGGTAACAGGAGCTGGAATATCCAATGTCCAATTTATCGACCTTCATTCatcgagaaatatttttatccttgGATTATCTTTATTTATGGGGATCGCCATTCCAAAGTGGTTTAATGGCCACCCAGGTACTATTGATATAG GGAATAACGTAGCAAACCAACTCATAACAGTTATTTTGAGCACCAGTGTATTTGTTGGTGGACTCATTGCGTTTGTGTTGGACAATTCCATACCAG GAACAGATGAAGAAAGAGGACTTATGAAATGGAGAGAGCAAGGCCTTGAACATAATGAGTCTGAAGGCGATCAGTGGACACTGTCGTCACCTTCAACCTATGACCTCTCGTTTGGCATGAATgtaattaaaagatataaaatttttaaGTACATTCCTATCAGTCCAACATATGATCAGAATATTTTCTATGGTAATGTAAGAtcattacttaaaaaaattaaacctcaAAAGGATAATAATCGTAACATCGACTGA
- the LOC143246485 gene encoding solute carrier family 23 member 2-like isoform X4: MLSATEEDLQENWQIRMREESIVQSKDKGRVRGDILYTVDEVPRWYLCVVLGIQQYLMMLGSTVACSYLLTPKLCIPESDPARGYITSTIFFVSGLGTLIQSTFGTRLPIIQGPSFIFLAPIFAILSLPQWKCPSEEEMLSATEEEVQEIWQIRMREIQGAIIVASIFEMVIGLTGVIGIMLQWLTPLVIVPTIALIGLSFFEEAASTASKNWGIAIITIFLLVLFSQYLGNINIPGCSYSRERGWKIKQIPFFKLFPVLLTIVTAWVICFILTAAGALRSTNSARTDLHVQTMYSSPWFRFPYPGQWGLPTVRIGAVLGMFAGMLASVLESVGDYYACARLACAPTPPPSAINRGIFAEGISCIISGIWGSGGAMTSYSQNIGAIGITKVASRRVFQYSAVAMMIFAVLGKFGAFLNTIPEPIIGGIICVMLAMVTGAGISNVQFIDLHSSRNIFILGLSLFMGIAIPKWFNGHPGTIDIGNNVANQLITVILSTSVFVGGLIAFVLDNSIPGTDEERGLMKWREQGLEHNESEGDQWTLSSPSTYDLSFGMNVIKRYKIFKYIPISPTYDQNIFYGNVRSLLKKIKPQKDNNRNID, from the exons gAGTCCATAGTGCAATCCAAAGACAAAGGAAGAGTCAGGGGTGACATATTATACACAGTGGATGAAGTTCCTCGTTGGTACCTGTGTGTTGTACTAGGGATTCAG CAATATCTGATGATGCTCGGATCGACTGTGGCCTGTTCTTATTTACTCACACCAAAGCTTTGCATCCCAGAATCTGACCCAGCTAGGGGCTACATaacatcaacaatattttttgtatcaGGTTTAGGAACTCTAATCCAGTCAACATTCGGTACAAG acTACCGATAATTCAGGGTCCGTCATTTATTTTTCTGGCTCCGATATTTGCTATTTTGAGTTTACCTCAGTGGAAGTGTCCAAGTGAGGAAGAAATGTTGTCAGCAACAGAAGAAGAGGTACAAGAAATCTGGCAAATCCGAATGAGAGAg ATACAAGGCGCTATAATTGTGGCATCCATCTTTGAAATGGTTATTGGACTCACAGGTGTTATTGGAATAATGCTTCAGTGGTTAACACCTTTAGTTATCGTCCCTACCATCGCGTTGATAGGACTTTCATTCTTTGAAGAAGCAGCTTCTACAGCTAGTAAAAACTGGGGAATAGCAATTAT aacaaTTTTCCTTCTTGTGCTATTTTCCCAATACCTTggaaatattaatattcctgGTTGTAGCTACAGTAGAGAAAGAGGATGGAAGATCAAACAAATTCCGTTTTTCAAGCTTTTTCCA GTGTTACTTACCATAGTTACTGCGTGGGTTATTTGCTTCATACTAACTGCTGCAGGAGCTTTGAGATCAACCAACTCAGCCAGAACTGATCTTCATGTACAGACGATGTACTCCAGTCCCTGGTTTAGGTTTCCTTATC caGGACAGTGGGGTTTACCAACGGTCAGAATCGGTGCTGTTTTGGGTATGTTTGCAGGTATGTTAGCATCGGTATTGGAATCAGTAGGAGATTACTACGCATGCGCACGACTAGCTTGTGCACCTACTCCTCCACCTAGCGCTATAAATCGTGGAATATTTGCAGAAGGAATTTCCTGTATCATCTCCGGAATTTGGGGATCTGGAGGTGCAATGACTTCTTACAGTCAAAACATTGGAGCAATCGGAATAACAAAA GTGGCTAGTCGACGAGTTTTTCAGTATAGCGCTGTTGCCATGATGATTTTTGCAGTTCTGGGGAAGTTTGGAGCCTTTTTAAACACTATTCCTGAGCCCATTATTGGAGGAATCATATGTGTTATGCTTGCAATGGTAACAGGAGCTGGAATATCCAATGTCCAATTTATCGACCTTCATTCatcgagaaatatttttatccttgGATTATCTTTATTTATGGGGATCGCCATTCCAAAGTGGTTTAATGGCCACCCAGGTACTATTGATATAG GGAATAACGTAGCAAACCAACTCATAACAGTTATTTTGAGCACCAGTGTATTTGTTGGTGGACTCATTGCGTTTGTGTTGGACAATTCCATACCAG GAACAGATGAAGAAAGAGGACTTATGAAATGGAGAGAGCAAGGCCTTGAACATAATGAGTCTGAAGGCGATCAGTGGACACTGTCGTCACCTTCAACCTATGACCTCTCGTTTGGCATGAATgtaattaaaagatataaaatttttaaGTACATTCCTATCAGTCCAACATATGATCAGAATATTTTCTATGGTAATGTAAGAtcattacttaaaaaaattaaacctcaAAAGGATAATAATCGTAACATCGACTGA
- the LOC143246485 gene encoding solute carrier family 23 member 2-like isoform X6, translated as MLSATEEDLQENWQIRMREQYLMMLGSTVACSYLLTPKLCIPESDPARGYITSTIFFVSGLGTLIQSTFGTRLPIIQGPSFIFLAPIFAILSLPQWKCPSEEEMLSATEEEVQEIWQIRMREIQGAIIVASIFEMVIGLTGVIGIMLQWLTPLVIVPTIALIGLSFFEEAASTASKNWGIAIITIFLLVLFSQYLGNINIPGCSYSRERGWKIKQIPFFKLFPVLLTIVTAWVICFILTAAGALRSTNSARTDLHVQTMYSSPWFRFPYPGQWGLPTVRIGAVLGMFAGMLASVLESVGDYYACARLACAPTPPPSAINRGIFAEGISCIISGIWGSGGAMTSYSQNIGAIGITKVASRRVFQYSAVAMMIFAVLGKFGAFLNTIPEPIIGGIICVMLAMVTGAGISNVQFIDLHSSRNIFILGLSLFMGIAIPKWFNGHPGTIDIGNNVANQLITVILSTSVFVGGLIAFVLDNSIPGTDEERGLMKWREQGLEHNESEGDQWTLSSPSTYDLSFGMNVIKRYKIFKYIPISPTYDQNIFYGNVRSLLKKIKPQKDNNRNID; from the exons CAATATCTGATGATGCTCGGATCGACTGTGGCCTGTTCTTATTTACTCACACCAAAGCTTTGCATCCCAGAATCTGACCCAGCTAGGGGCTACATaacatcaacaatattttttgtatcaGGTTTAGGAACTCTAATCCAGTCAACATTCGGTACAAG acTACCGATAATTCAGGGTCCGTCATTTATTTTTCTGGCTCCGATATTTGCTATTTTGAGTTTACCTCAGTGGAAGTGTCCAAGTGAGGAAGAAATGTTGTCAGCAACAGAAGAAGAGGTACAAGAAATCTGGCAAATCCGAATGAGAGAg ATACAAGGCGCTATAATTGTGGCATCCATCTTTGAAATGGTTATTGGACTCACAGGTGTTATTGGAATAATGCTTCAGTGGTTAACACCTTTAGTTATCGTCCCTACCATCGCGTTGATAGGACTTTCATTCTTTGAAGAAGCAGCTTCTACAGCTAGTAAAAACTGGGGAATAGCAATTAT aacaaTTTTCCTTCTTGTGCTATTTTCCCAATACCTTggaaatattaatattcctgGTTGTAGCTACAGTAGAGAAAGAGGATGGAAGATCAAACAAATTCCGTTTTTCAAGCTTTTTCCA GTGTTACTTACCATAGTTACTGCGTGGGTTATTTGCTTCATACTAACTGCTGCAGGAGCTTTGAGATCAACCAACTCAGCCAGAACTGATCTTCATGTACAGACGATGTACTCCAGTCCCTGGTTTAGGTTTCCTTATC caGGACAGTGGGGTTTACCAACGGTCAGAATCGGTGCTGTTTTGGGTATGTTTGCAGGTATGTTAGCATCGGTATTGGAATCAGTAGGAGATTACTACGCATGCGCACGACTAGCTTGTGCACCTACTCCTCCACCTAGCGCTATAAATCGTGGAATATTTGCAGAAGGAATTTCCTGTATCATCTCCGGAATTTGGGGATCTGGAGGTGCAATGACTTCTTACAGTCAAAACATTGGAGCAATCGGAATAACAAAA GTGGCTAGTCGACGAGTTTTTCAGTATAGCGCTGTTGCCATGATGATTTTTGCAGTTCTGGGGAAGTTTGGAGCCTTTTTAAACACTATTCCTGAGCCCATTATTGGAGGAATCATATGTGTTATGCTTGCAATGGTAACAGGAGCTGGAATATCCAATGTCCAATTTATCGACCTTCATTCatcgagaaatatttttatccttgGATTATCTTTATTTATGGGGATCGCCATTCCAAAGTGGTTTAATGGCCACCCAGGTACTATTGATATAG GGAATAACGTAGCAAACCAACTCATAACAGTTATTTTGAGCACCAGTGTATTTGTTGGTGGACTCATTGCGTTTGTGTTGGACAATTCCATACCAG GAACAGATGAAGAAAGAGGACTTATGAAATGGAGAGAGCAAGGCCTTGAACATAATGAGTCTGAAGGCGATCAGTGGACACTGTCGTCACCTTCAACCTATGACCTCTCGTTTGGCATGAATgtaattaaaagatataaaatttttaaGTACATTCCTATCAGTCCAACATATGATCAGAATATTTTCTATGGTAATGTAAGAtcattacttaaaaaaattaaacctcaAAAGGATAATAATCGTAACATCGACTGA